In one Gossypium hirsutum isolate 1008001.06 chromosome D09, Gossypium_hirsutum_v2.1, whole genome shotgun sequence genomic region, the following are encoded:
- the LOC107948797 gene encoding putative phytosulfokines 6 isoform X2, with translation MKQSFISGVLLLFFLFLISSSHLSARSIANKQGKEEVELTQTADVEDNELMNLLGVEACDAGDDECLKRRIISEAHLDYIYTQHHKP, from the exons ATGAAGCAAAGCTTTATTTCTGGtgttcttcttctcttcttcctgTTTCTTATTTCCTCTTCCCATTTATCTGCTCGTTCCATAGCAAACAAACAAG GAAAAGAAGAGGTAGAGCTTACTCAAACAGCGGATGTGGAAGACAATGAACTAATGAAT CTATTGGGGGTAGAAGCTTGTGATGCTGGAgatgatgaatgcttgaagagAAGAATAATCTCAGAGGCTCACTTGGACTACATTTACACCCAGCATCATAAGCCTTGA
- the LOC107948797 gene encoding putative phytosulfokines 6 isoform X1 has translation MKQSFISGVLLLFFLFLISSSHLSARSIANKQGKEEVELTQTADVEDNELMNQLLGVEACDAGDDECLKRRIISEAHLDYIYTQHHKP, from the exons ATGAAGCAAAGCTTTATTTCTGGtgttcttcttctcttcttcctgTTTCTTATTTCCTCTTCCCATTTATCTGCTCGTTCCATAGCAAACAAACAAG GAAAAGAAGAGGTAGAGCTTACTCAAACAGCGGATGTGGAAGACAATGAACTAATGAAT CAGCTATTGGGGGTAGAAGCTTGTGATGCTGGAgatgatgaatgcttgaagagAAGAATAATCTCAGAGGCTCACTTGGACTACATTTACACCCAGCATCATAAGCCTTGA